A single genomic interval of Legionella israelensis harbors:
- the rpsS gene encoding 30S ribosomal protein S19 encodes MARSIRKGPYVDPNLSKKVEMAVQAKSKKPIKTWSRSSTVVPEMIDLTIAVHNGKDHVPIYITDNMVGHKLGEFAMTRTFKGHAGDRKTKGK; translated from the coding sequence GTGGCTCGTTCTATTCGTAAAGGTCCATATGTAGACCCAAATTTGAGCAAAAAAGTTGAAATGGCAGTTCAAGCTAAATCTAAAAAACCAATAAAAACGTGGTCCCGAAGCTCTACTGTTGTTCCAGAAATGATAGATTTAACGATAGCGGTTCATAATGGTAAAGACCATGTGCCTATATACATCACTGATAATATGGTAGGGCACAAGCTAGGTGAATTTGCCATGACTCGAACTTTTAAAGGTCATGCTGGTGACAGAAAGACCAAAGGTAAATAA